A DNA window from Mucilaginibacter xinganensis contains the following coding sequences:
- a CDS encoding glycosyltransferase family protein: MMISIIHPTKNRQELSWKTYNEWIRKADSLVGIQYILSVDTDDKINYEQTFLCDVLRMNNNSAIEAINNAAKIAVGDLIIVISDDFSCPEHWDTLLLELLKGKSDFLVKTKDGLQKTLITLPIMDRTYYTRFGYIYHPDYLHMHCDEEMTIVGHMLGRVITLDLSFPHNHYTTGKMAMDAINVKNNSTWAHGQATLDRRSKDNFGIINPLIKKEYILWK, from the coding sequence ATGATGATCAGTATCATACACCCAACCAAAAACAGGCAGGAATTAAGTTGGAAAACCTATAATGAATGGATAAGAAAAGCCGATAGCCTTGTAGGTATTCAATACATATTATCCGTAGATACAGATGATAAAATAAATTATGAGCAAACCTTTCTTTGCGATGTTCTGCGTATGAATAACAATTCAGCTATTGAAGCAATTAATAATGCTGCAAAAATTGCTGTTGGTGATTTGATAATTGTAATATCAGATGATTTTTCATGTCCTGAACATTGGGATACTTTGCTTTTAGAGTTACTAAAAGGTAAATCAGACTTCCTTGTTAAAACTAAAGATGGACTGCAAAAAACGCTTATCACCCTTCCAATAATGGACCGTACGTATTACACTCGCTTCGGCTATATCTATCATCCTGATTATTTACACATGCACTGCGATGAGGAAATGACCATTGTCGGGCACATGTTAGGCAGGGTTATTACACTTGACCTTTCGTTTCCGCATAATCACTACACCACTGGTAAAATGGCTATGGATGCTATTAATGTTAAAAACAATTCTACCTGGGCTCATGGTCAAGCAACTTTAGACCGCCGTTCAAAGGATAATTTTGGAATTATTAATCCATTAATTAAAAAGGAATATATACTATGGAAATAA
- a CDS encoding phage major capsid protein — MFKILTKDEFDALTHAQQNYYMQQKKEHDDKEAKKLADDSAKVAVDAMKAEIQAENQKLIDALKAENKTALDALSAENKEKLDALEVAMKRAKKGEGKLRMKGFSDHIIEKLSTPEGEAMIKEFFAGQKSKFQVKIGDDLDPEFDATIKAMGVPAGGVAPEFTPIVGPGHDEFHARNIIPVFPTTSNAIKFIQYVVDGTPGLGFGTVAVGAQKPSVNYIPTVKTANVHKIAGLLDVPDELLDDVVGFRAWIAYELPKAYMDAEDLLYYKGDGTGENHLGLWYQASNQSFPQGSVTAASNTIDKITAGITEVRKLKRATSAVVLSPVAWQEIFINKGTTKEYTYPIILDAMGVMRIGGVPIFWSNVFADGEGLVGDFAHGTAIFQRKAMQIGYFDQNKDNVEKNVVTIRLEGRTALPIFYPESFKRLQLTVTT; from the coding sequence ATGTTTAAGATTCTAACAAAAGACGAATTTGACGCTCTTACACATGCACAGCAGAATTATTACATGCAACAAAAAAAGGAGCATGATGATAAAGAGGCGAAGAAATTAGCTGACGATTCGGCAAAAGTGGCTGTCGATGCTATGAAAGCAGAAATACAGGCCGAAAACCAAAAGCTTATCGATGCCTTAAAAGCCGAAAATAAAACAGCACTTGACGCGCTTTCTGCTGAAAATAAAGAAAAGCTTGACGCACTGGAAGTTGCAATGAAACGCGCCAAAAAAGGCGAAGGCAAGCTTCGTATGAAAGGCTTCAGTGATCATATCATTGAAAAGCTTTCTACACCTGAAGGTGAAGCAATGATAAAAGAATTCTTCGCTGGTCAAAAATCTAAGTTCCAGGTTAAGATCGGAGATGACCTTGACCCTGAATTTGATGCAACAATAAAGGCAATGGGTGTACCTGCCGGTGGTGTTGCACCTGAATTCACACCAATTGTAGGCCCAGGTCACGATGAGTTCCACGCCCGTAACATCATACCGGTGTTCCCAACTACAAGCAACGCAATAAAGTTCATTCAATACGTTGTTGATGGCACACCCGGATTAGGCTTTGGTACGGTTGCGGTTGGAGCGCAAAAACCATCAGTAAACTACATCCCAACTGTTAAAACCGCCAACGTTCATAAAATCGCAGGTTTGTTGGATGTACCTGATGAGTTATTGGATGACGTTGTAGGTTTCCGCGCCTGGATTGCTTATGAGCTTCCAAAAGCTTATATGGATGCTGAAGATTTGCTTTACTACAAAGGCGATGGCACCGGGGAAAACCATTTAGGTTTATGGTATCAGGCTTCAAACCAATCATTCCCACAAGGCAGCGTAACCGCAGCTTCAAATACCATTGATAAAATAACCGCTGGTATTACCGAAGTGCGTAAACTTAAACGTGCTACCAGCGCAGTTGTGTTATCACCTGTTGCATGGCAGGAAATCTTTATTAACAAAGGCACTACCAAAGAATACACTTACCCGATTATACTTGACGCTATGGGCGTTATGCGTATCGGCGGTGTACCAATCTTCTGGTCAAACGTTTTTGCTGATGGAGAAGGTTTGGTAGGTGACTTTGCACATGGTACAGCTATCTTCCAACGTAAAGCAATGCAGATCGGTTACTTTGACCAAAACAAGGATAACGTTGAAAAGAACGTTGTTACTATCCGTTTGGAAGGACGTACAGCACTGCCGATTTTCTATCCTGAATCGTTCAAACGTTTGCAGCTTACTGTAACTACCTAA
- a CDS encoding HK97-gp10 family putative phage morphogenesis protein, translated as MTPQQAIQQLQDLAKGSKEAMKRAEFTVNNNIALTAIALAPENTSKLVESIEILETDRGSSVIVGAPYSGYVEFGTGPFAADYVAELPESWKDEAMKFFVNGEGHSQAHPFFYPAVQQHIPELIPEVEKELEKLTK; from the coding sequence ATGACCCCACAACAAGCAATACAACAGTTACAAGATTTAGCCAAAGGCAGTAAAGAAGCCATGAAAAGGGCTGAATTTACTGTGAATAACAATATCGCTTTAACTGCTATTGCCTTAGCACCTGAAAACACTTCAAAATTGGTTGAAAGCATAGAAATTTTGGAAACAGATAGAGGAAGCAGTGTAATTGTTGGCGCTCCTTATAGCGGTTACGTCGAGTTTGGGACGGGTCCATTCGCTGCCGATTATGTTGCAGAGTTACCCGAATCATGGAAAGATGAGGCAATGAAGTTTTTTGTTAACGGAGAGGGACATTCACAAGCACATCCATTTTTTTACCCGGCAGTTCAGCAGCATATACCCGAATTAATACCTGAAGTTGAAAAAGAACTTGAAAAATTAACAAAATGA
- a CDS encoding phage head completion protein, which translates to MSKARFENKTHLDPGRFRYPVTFLQEITATQADGSMIVSYSAILSTRAIREAVTKRFSPMGDIILSAGATLLNDYYYYTIRFIRNGFVPAKDMLLSTPDGIFTVNAIPELDEPANYWKLLCVKTDKIITT; encoded by the coding sequence ATGAGTAAAGCAAGGTTTGAAAATAAGACACATTTAGATCCAGGTAGGTTTCGTTATCCTGTGACCTTTTTACAAGAGATTACAGCTACGCAAGCCGATGGAAGTATGATTGTATCATATTCAGCTATTCTTTCAACCAGAGCCATTAGAGAGGCTGTAACAAAGCGATTTTCCCCAATGGGAGATATTATATTATCAGCGGGGGCGACATTGCTAAATGACTATTATTATTATACTATTCGATTTATAAGAAATGGATTTGTCCCGGCAAAAGATATGTTATTATCAACACCTGATGGAATATTTACAGTTAACGCAATTCCTGAACTTGATGAACCGGCTAATTATTGGAAGCTATTATGTGTAAAAACTGATAAGATAATCACAACATGA
- a CDS encoding head-tail connector protein gives MDELSVISLEQAKNHLVVLNDTFYDAQITGIIKTAVGMVEQYTDYRLYKRDVVIPMVSCKQEIALFPISITGVLNNSIAQIYTTCQRTLSVIVECSTWRNSVINATVGYDDVTKIPHPLIGACYKIITYLFENKDAYDATIPYDVQVMINQLRRSASI, from the coding sequence ATGGATGAGCTTTCAGTAATATCATTAGAACAGGCAAAAAATCACTTAGTAGTACTGAATGATACCTTTTATGACGCTCAAATCACCGGGATAATTAAAACGGCAGTCGGTATGGTTGAGCAATATACCGACTATCGCCTTTACAAGCGTGATGTTGTAATTCCAATGGTTAGCTGCAAACAAGAAATAGCCTTGTTCCCAATAAGCATTACAGGCGTTTTAAACAACTCAATCGCGCAGATATACACAACATGCCAACGCACTTTATCTGTCATTGTAGAGTGCTCAACATGGCGTAATTCTGTAATAAATGCAACTGTAGGTTATGATGATGTTACTAAAATACCTCATCCATTAATCGGGGCCTGTTATAAAATCATAACCTACCTTTTTGAAAATAAAGATGCTTACGATGCTACCATTCCTTATGATGTCCAGGTAATGATTAATCAACTTAGAAGATCAGCTTCAATATGA
- a CDS encoding glycosyltransferase family 2 protein, which translates to MPSRRSDLNNLLKCLQANGDEFPNVQVGINDSMEYNIGTKRNIMLKEALGKYVVFIDDDDEVSPNYVSLILEACKQDPDCIGINGTITTNGHDLRKWFISKEFGKWYTGPDGTYYRTPNHISPVRRELALQAGFPEIAFGEDAEYSKRLMHFLRTESTIIEPIYNYKYISNK; encoded by the coding sequence ATGCCATCAAGAAGATCAGATTTAAATAATTTGCTTAAATGCTTACAGGCTAACGGGGATGAATTCCCAAATGTTCAAGTTGGCATTAATGATTCAATGGAATACAACATAGGAACTAAGCGTAATATTATGCTTAAAGAAGCTTTAGGTAAGTATGTTGTTTTCATAGACGATGATGATGAAGTATCACCAAACTACGTTTCGCTTATACTTGAAGCATGCAAACAGGATCCTGACTGCATAGGTATTAACGGAACCATCACAACAAACGGGCATGATTTACGCAAATGGTTTATCAGTAAAGAATTCGGAAAATGGTACACTGGACCTGATGGAACATATTATAGGACACCGAATCATATTTCACCTGTTCGACGGGAATTGGCTTTGCAGGCTGGCTTTCCTGAAATAGCTTTTGGCGAAGATGCTGAATACAGTAAGCGTTTAATGCATTTTTTAAGAACTGAAAGCACAATCATTGAACCGATTTATAATTACAAATACATTTCTAATAAATAA